In the Anaerobranca gottschalkii DSM 13577 genome, one interval contains:
- a CDS encoding CxxH/CxxC protein, translated as MYVVCRDHLDDAIEEFVEVYEQPPDLYELDKVSFTDWTQPSRCAFCNKPPRYLVV; from the coding sequence ATGTATGTAGTGTGTAGAGATCACCTTGATGATGCCATTGAGGAATTTGTAGAAGTATATGAGCAACCCCCTGATTTATACGAACTGGATAAAGTAAGCTTTACAGATTGGACTCAGCCTAGCCGTTGTGCCTTTTGCAATAAACCTCCTAGGTATTTGGTGGTGTAA
- a CDS encoding S1C family serine protease — MDYFEYYYKPKRPSLLIIIIVALLSSFLGGIIALAFFSPQQTLPPREGDLIPPPQDSNRDFKWEIKDYQRTPVVEAVQRVSPAVVGISNYVNQRDIFRGTTQLVKRGVGSGVIIDPSGYIVTNYHVIERGEVIIVTLDNGEELEAEVIGSDPGTDLAVLKVNRSGLPSAEFGDSDRLVVGEVAIAIGNPTGLELQQSVAVGVISATDRSLEVYEWVFSLIQTDAAINPGNSGGPLVNAIGQVIGINSVKISNAEGLGFAIPSNIVRNVVNEIVRYGEVRRPMIGIMINEISPIIARQYNLATDHGLYIVEVAPNSPAQAGGLRNNDIITHADGKKITSLRDFRMVMANKKIGDKVEIKVIRGEETLTLTVILAEYGY, encoded by the coding sequence ATGGATTATTTTGAATACTACTATAAACCTAAAAGACCTAGCTTGTTAATTATTATTATAGTAGCACTGTTATCTTCATTTTTAGGGGGTATAATAGCATTAGCATTTTTTTCACCACAACAAACTCTACCACCTAGGGAAGGGGATTTAATACCACCTCCTCAGGATTCAAACAGAGATTTTAAGTGGGAAATTAAGGATTATCAAAGGACACCAGTTGTGGAAGCAGTGCAAAGGGTTAGCCCTGCCGTTGTAGGTATTAGTAATTACGTAAATCAAAGGGATATATTTAGGGGAACTACTCAATTAGTAAAACGGGGAGTAGGTAGTGGTGTAATAATTGATCCATCAGGATACATAGTTACAAATTACCATGTTATAGAACGGGGAGAAGTTATTATAGTAACCCTTGATAATGGTGAAGAATTAGAAGCTGAAGTTATAGGGTCTGACCCAGGAACGGATCTAGCAGTATTGAAGGTTAACAGATCAGGATTGCCTTCAGCGGAATTTGGGGATTCTGATAGATTAGTTGTAGGAGAAGTGGCTATTGCTATTGGTAATCCTACAGGTTTAGAACTACAACAATCGGTAGCAGTAGGGGTAATAAGTGCTACTGATAGATCTTTAGAAGTTTATGAATGGGTATTTTCTTTGATTCAAACCGATGCAGCTATAAATCCTGGTAATAGTGGAGGCCCTTTAGTCAATGCTATAGGTCAAGTTATAGGAATTAACAGTGTAAAGATATCCAATGCAGAAGGTTTAGGTTTTGCTATACCTAGTAATATAGTGAGAAATGTTGTTAATGAAATAGTAAGGTATGGAGAAGTAAGGAGACCAATGATAGGGATAATGATTAATGAAATAAGCCCTATTATAGCTAGACAGTATAACCTTGCAACAGATCACGGATTATATATAGTTGAGGTTGCTCCTAATAGTCCTGCTCAAGCAGGAGGATTAAGGAATAATGATATAATAACCCATGCAGATGGCAAAAAAATAACTTCTTTACGGGATTTTAGAATGGTAATGGCTAATAAAAAAATAGGGGATAAAGTAGAAATAAAGGTTATTAGAGGAGAAGAAACTTTAACATTAACAGTAATTTTAGCGGAATATGGTTATTAA